A DNA window from Citrobacter tructae contains the following coding sequences:
- a CDS encoding DUF3289 family protein, whose amino-acid sequence MHISPPILFPRQNNEEYAAWVMRTMPVDPRRGFPVNAVESWHGGIHIPHTDTGALANPLRAVADGVVVYANYPTPTEKRDTKPLNYDGATDNGCVLIRHEILTGEDPVACVFYSLTMHMKQVRPEIQDKPGVIVRRGQVIGTTGMVSGQNAYHFQLCCSSDMLKMLCGRDHGSLDVSAPGRTKPVYGHRYFLLPEGTAIYQGSTPYGLSKFPCCVTAEALYVIHEGAKTRTLHKVGDDYQPVGETAIAVDYICEPTPTVSGHKTYSEWVRMAYPGGEGWVDVSSPAVNTWTDADFPDWAGWTLVDDDTTPDGQCNSATVKKAQEKQNTDFTRFICQFSLEWDFASFDTRFSWLRAPNASLPEPMNDESYAELKEHARALSFFDKLPVDTQKELMGLVWHFDPRGLMIQLQKAERRLIYSTKNKMNDFTADDMRYGDLSKEQILAQGKLNRVNLFGEEFKINLFNFNKTVDEHFASMDSMAFWTASGEYAPLIQIMLEKFKKNEGGIMQHELLNKAFLEHGTTKKCVDTIEKIMINIFYSNEYNTFKTNDINKITSDIAEQVTLPKFTDLDWFNGLGITIHDTYSTKIYLDDFEIIENETDRFRSKRFKARLTFQIQDHFGLDIADLNGKIFELSPWFCSWFILQRYRGYSFKPFINESNFSVWIEG is encoded by the coding sequence ATGCACATTTCACCGCCCATCCTGTTTCCCCGCCAGAATAATGAAGAGTATGCCGCCTGGGTCATGCGGACGATGCCTGTCGACCCGCGTCGTGGTTTTCCGGTAAACGCGGTTGAGTCATGGCACGGTGGCATTCATATCCCCCATACCGATACCGGCGCGTTAGCCAATCCGCTGAGAGCCGTTGCTGATGGTGTGGTGGTTTATGCAAATTACCCTACGCCCACGGAGAAACGTGATACAAAACCGCTGAACTACGATGGCGCAACGGATAATGGCTGTGTGCTTATTCGTCATGAAATCCTCACGGGTGAAGACCCTGTGGCGTGCGTGTTTTACTCGCTGACCATGCACATGAAACAGGTACGCCCTGAAATTCAGGATAAACCGGGTGTTATCGTCAGACGGGGCCAGGTCATTGGCACCACCGGTATGGTCAGCGGGCAAAACGCGTACCATTTTCAGCTGTGCTGCTCTTCCGATATGCTGAAGATGCTGTGCGGTCGCGACCACGGGAGTCTGGATGTCAGCGCGCCGGGCAGAACGAAACCTGTTTATGGCCATCGCTATTTCCTTCTTCCGGAAGGGACCGCCATTTATCAGGGGAGCACGCCTTACGGGCTGTCAAAATTCCCTTGCTGCGTTACCGCCGAAGCGCTCTATGTTATCCATGAAGGTGCGAAAACCCGGACGCTGCATAAGGTCGGTGATGATTACCAGCCCGTCGGGGAAACAGCCATCGCCGTGGACTATATCTGCGAACCCACACCGACAGTCAGCGGGCATAAAACCTACAGTGAGTGGGTACGTATGGCCTACCCCGGTGGTGAAGGATGGGTAGATGTTTCGTCTCCGGCGGTGAATACCTGGACGGATGCCGATTTCCCCGACTGGGCGGGCTGGACTCTTGTTGATGACGACACCACGCCAGATGGTCAGTGCAATTCGGCGACAGTAAAGAAAGCGCAGGAAAAGCAGAATACTGATTTTACCCGCTTTATCTGTCAGTTTTCGCTGGAATGGGATTTTGCCTCGTTTGACACCCGCTTTTCCTGGCTGAGGGCACCGAATGCGTCGCTGCCTGAGCCGATGAACGATGAGAGTTACGCAGAACTAAAGGAGCATGCCCGGGCTCTGTCGTTCTTCGATAAACTCCCCGTGGACACCCAGAAAGAGCTAATGGGTCTGGTCTGGCATTTTGACCCGCGTGGTCTGATGATCCAGCTCCAAAAAGCAGAGCGTCGACTCATCTATAGTACAAAAAATAAGATGAATGATTTTACTGCTGACGATATGCGTTACGGTGATTTATCCAAAGAGCAGATACTGGCGCAGGGGAAGCTGAACCGGGTAAACCTGTTTGGTGAGGAGTTTAAGATCAACCTGTTTAATTTTAACAAAACGGTGGATGAGCACTTCGCCAGCATGGACAGCATGGCTTTCTGGACTGCAAGTGGTGAGTATGCCCCCCTTATCCAGATCATGCTTGAGAAATTCAAAAAAAATGAAGGTGGGATAATGCAACACGAGTTGCTGAACAAGGCATTTCTGGAGCACGGGACTACGAAAAAATGCGTCGATACAATAGAAAAAATAATGATAAATATATTTTATAGCAATGAATACAACACCTTTAAAACTAATGATATTAATAAAATCACATCAGACATTGCGGAGCAAGTTACTCTTCCAAAATTTACTGATTTGGATTGGTTCAATGGTTTGGGCATAACCATCCATGATACTTACTCCACGAAGATATATCTTGATGATTTCGAGATTATAGAAAATGAAACTGATAGATTCCGCAGTAAAAGATTTAAAGCACGATTAACATTTCAGATTCAGGACCATTTCGGGTTAGATATTGCTGATTTAAATGGGAAAATATTTGAACTCTCCCCTTGGTTTTGCTCTTGGTTCATTCTTCAGCGATATAGAGGCTATAGCTTTAAACCTTTTATTAATGAATCAAATTTCAGTGTTTGGATAGAAGGGTAA
- a CDS encoding LysR family transcriptional regulator translates to MSRSFESVQLGSIELFCKAAEQGSFTGAAEVLGITPASVSRSISRLESRLGVRLFNRTTRNVRLTSDGQLYYLQCQQALEQIAEAERIISGQHSQPKGLLRVSVGTVYGHHRLAPLLPAFMSKYPEVELELNISNRNIDFVEDGYDLAIRLGEPQDSRVVARKLEDASVGVFCSPAYLAKRGRPQSLEALHKHDLIQFILPSTGRPMPWVFKNEQSGNIDFNFSSRQRVHEDVLASVGWSIAGGGLFQIYHFVAKEAVAQGQLVEVLQDIGGCSRPFYVLYPQNWHLSARVRAFVDYLASAVRESTC, encoded by the coding sequence ATGTCTCGCTCATTTGAATCTGTGCAGCTCGGGAGCATTGAACTGTTTTGCAAAGCAGCTGAACAAGGAAGTTTCACCGGTGCGGCAGAAGTGTTGGGTATTACGCCAGCCTCGGTTAGCCGTTCTATCAGTCGGCTCGAATCTAGGCTGGGTGTAAGGCTGTTTAACCGGACGACGCGCAATGTCCGGCTTACCAGTGACGGGCAATTGTATTATCTGCAATGTCAGCAGGCACTTGAGCAGATTGCCGAAGCGGAGCGCATTATCTCGGGGCAACATAGCCAGCCAAAAGGTCTGTTGCGGGTGAGCGTAGGGACGGTATACGGGCATCATCGCCTGGCACCATTGTTACCCGCATTTATGTCGAAATATCCCGAGGTTGAGCTTGAACTCAATATCTCCAACCGAAATATCGACTTTGTTGAAGATGGTTATGATCTTGCGATACGTCTGGGTGAACCCCAGGACTCCCGGGTGGTGGCCCGCAAGCTGGAAGATGCCAGCGTGGGTGTTTTCTGTTCTCCTGCCTATCTGGCAAAACGCGGGCGGCCACAATCACTGGAAGCATTACACAAACATGATTTGATTCAGTTTATTTTACCCAGCACGGGGCGTCCGATGCCGTGGGTTTTCAAAAATGAGCAGTCCGGGAATATTGATTTTAATTTCAGCAGCAGACAACGGGTGCACGAGGATGTCCTTGCCAGTGTGGGCTGGTCGATTGCCGGAGGTGGGCTGTTTCAGATTTATCATTTTGTCGCTAAAGAAGCAGTGGCTCAGGGGCAATTAGTTGAGGTCCTGCAAGACATTGGCGGATGTTCACGTCCTTTTTACGTGCTTTATCCACAAAACTGGCATCTTTCAGCGAGAGTCAGAGCTTTTGTCGATTATCTCGCTTCTGCAGTGCGAGAGAGCACTTGCTGA
- a CDS encoding type 1 glutamine amidotransferase domain-containing protein, which translates to MKKIAQGLLATFALVASATVFAAPKAEVLILLSSETELPLQNGKTYSSGFYLNELGVPADELLKAGYTLTVVTPRGNQPKPDAHSIDPLYFGNNPDEMQRIAKVVEQVTATSNIKSVRDVLNAGTGNYAGLFIPGGHAPLIDLSTNADVGKLLSHFHAAAKPTAAICHGPIALLAAQDNPMGYEKSMIDGKQGAAKNWIYSGYKMTIFSDAEEKVFEQSLNGEKLRYYPAQAMTQAGGKMNFATAWTPNVVTDRELITGQNPFSDKALAKTFIAALNKQAGAN; encoded by the coding sequence ATGAAGAAAATAGCCCAGGGCTTACTTGCCACTTTTGCACTGGTGGCTTCTGCTACCGTCTTCGCTGCCCCAAAAGCAGAGGTTCTGATACTTTTATCCAGCGAGACAGAACTGCCATTACAAAACGGGAAAACCTATTCGTCCGGTTTCTATCTTAATGAACTGGGTGTACCGGCTGATGAACTTTTAAAGGCGGGTTACACGCTGACTGTGGTGACACCAAGAGGCAACCAGCCGAAGCCCGATGCTCATTCCATTGATCCACTGTATTTTGGTAATAACCCAGATGAAATGCAGCGGATCGCTAAAGTGGTTGAACAGGTTACGGCTACAAGTAACATCAAATCAGTCAGGGATGTGCTCAATGCTGGCACGGGCAACTATGCAGGTCTGTTTATTCCTGGTGGCCATGCTCCGCTCATTGACTTGTCCACTAATGCTGACGTCGGCAAACTTCTGAGCCATTTCCATGCGGCGGCAAAACCAACGGCCGCCATTTGTCACGGCCCAATAGCGCTGCTGGCCGCTCAGGACAACCCGATGGGATATGAAAAAAGTATGATTGATGGCAAACAAGGTGCGGCAAAGAACTGGATCTATTCCGGCTATAAGATGACGATTTTCTCAGACGCCGAGGAAAAAGTATTTGAACAGTCCCTGAACGGAGAAAAGCTGCGTTATTACCCTGCTCAGGCGATGACTCAGGCGGGAGGAAAAATGAATTTTGCTACTGCGTGGACACCGAATGTCGTGACGGATCGTGAGCTTATCACCGGACAAAACCCGTTCTCGGATAAAGCGCTCGCTAAAACATTCATTGCAGCACTGAATAAACAAGCGGGTGCAAACTAA
- a CDS encoding lytic transglycosylase F — translation MNALSVRHIFIALIAALLLGFPLLAVSVEQNQPQQEPREALEVNKDELLQPWVGDLPGMVDRRVIRVLTTYSKTFFFINKGTQRGATHDMFMAFEREFNAKLLKEEKLKQHHLKVRIIFVPVARDQLFAALNEGRGDIAAANLTITPDRQKRVDFTIPLYLNVQELLLSGPSSPTVKTLEQLSGKTVFVRLSSSYYESLKALNVRFAKASLPPVVLEVAPESLEDEDLIEMLNAGLIPLIVVDRHKAEFWKQVFPKIQIHEDIVLRNDANIAWAVRKNSPELLALLNDFVKENGQGSKLGNTILFRYLKSAEYVKSAAAEKERRKLLKMVYLFRKYGGRYDVDWLLMAAQGYQESRLNQSARSHVGAIGVMQVMPRTGRELKVGDIRKLDPNIHAGVKYMRWMIDSYYGDEPMTQLDKALFAFASYNAGAARIARLRAETKTRGFDPDVWFGNVEYLAAERIGAETVTYVSNIYKYYIAYRLIMDEVARKAKDAGESRSEPAPAQANKATERVRKSTADKL, via the coding sequence ATGAATGCCCTCTCTGTTCGCCATATTTTCATCGCTCTTATTGCCGCTTTGCTGCTCGGCTTCCCCTTGCTTGCTGTTTCAGTTGAGCAAAATCAGCCTCAGCAGGAGCCACGAGAAGCACTTGAAGTTAATAAGGATGAGTTGCTGCAACCCTGGGTGGGCGATCTGCCAGGGATGGTCGACCGCCGGGTGATCCGGGTACTCACGACCTACAGCAAGACGTTCTTTTTCATCAATAAAGGAACCCAGCGCGGCGCCACCCATGACATGTTTATGGCGTTTGAACGCGAATTCAACGCCAAATTATTGAAGGAGGAGAAGCTAAAACAACACCACCTTAAAGTACGCATTATCTTTGTGCCGGTGGCGCGTGATCAGCTGTTCGCGGCTCTCAACGAGGGACGGGGAGATATCGCAGCCGCAAATCTGACCATCACTCCGGACCGTCAGAAACGTGTGGATTTCACTATCCCCCTGTATCTCAATGTCCAGGAACTGCTGCTCTCGGGCCCCAGTTCTCCTACGGTCAAGACCCTGGAGCAACTCTCCGGCAAGACGGTATTTGTGCGCCTTTCATCAAGCTATTACGAAAGCCTGAAGGCGCTTAACGTACGCTTTGCTAAAGCGTCGCTTCCCCCTGTTGTTCTCGAAGTCGCACCTGAGTCACTTGAGGACGAAGATCTTATCGAGATGCTGAACGCCGGTCTCATTCCGCTGATCGTCGTCGATCGCCATAAAGCTGAATTCTGGAAACAAGTATTTCCAAAAATTCAGATACATGAAGACATTGTGTTGCGTAATGATGCCAATATCGCGTGGGCAGTACGCAAAAATAGCCCAGAACTTCTGGCGTTGCTGAATGACTTCGTTAAGGAAAATGGCCAGGGCAGCAAGCTGGGTAACACCATTTTGTTTCGTTACCTGAAGAGCGCAGAATACGTTAAAAGTGCAGCGGCTGAGAAAGAGCGTCGCAAGCTGCTGAAAATGGTTTATTTATTCAGAAAGTATGGGGGGCGCTATGATGTAGATTGGCTGCTGATGGCTGCTCAAGGTTATCAGGAGTCGCGGCTCAACCAGTCGGCCCGCAGCCATGTCGGTGCCATTGGCGTGATGCAGGTGATGCCGCGTACGGGCAGGGAACTGAAAGTGGGCGACATCCGTAAGCTGGATCCCAATATCCATGCTGGGGTGAAATATATGCGATGGATGATAGACAGTTACTACGGTGATGAGCCAATGACTCAGCTTGATAAGGCGCTCTTCGCATTCGCCTCTTACAACGCGGGTGCGGCCCGCATCGCCCGGTTACGCGCCGAAACAAAGACGCGTGGCTTTGACCCTGATGTCTGGTTTGGTAACGTAGAATATCTGGCAGCTGAGCGGATCGGCGCCGAGACCGTCACCTATGTGAGTAACATCTACAAGTACTACATCGCCTATCGACTCATCATGGACGAAGTCGCGCGTAAAGCGAAAGACGCGGGGGAATCACGGAGTGAACCTGCCCCGGCACAAGCCAACAAGGCCACCGAAAGAGTGAGAAAATCGACCGCAGATAAATTGTGA
- a CDS encoding sugar ABC transporter ATP-binding protein, with translation MSLTIEFVDICKAFGPVRVLHGVSFTLAPGKIYGLLGENGAGKSTLMKILAGYEQASEGELRIDGTARHFRSSREAEQAGIVLIHQEFNLAEHLSIAQNIFLGHEYKRGWLLDERAMEKASAHCLTEVGLRISPNTLIRRLIVAEKQLVEIAKALSRQARLLIMDEPTATLTPAETERLFALIGKFKENGVTVIYISHKLDEVKSITDEVIVMRDGRFVTRAATADLTRQQMANLMVGRDMSDMFPPKVSPASEAPIALAVEGLSVPDWIDELSFNVRAGEILGFAGLVGAGRTEAFEAIIGLRPRSAGTVKLGGKTVKCDNPRDVMRQGLTYLPEDRKGKGLHINLGLSENLTLMTLDRYARPLLNQHAEQEALKQAVTVFGLKVGDLSARARMLSGGNQQKLALAKYLHPDPHIIVLDEPTRGVDVGAKRDIYFLIQQLAAEGRAVIVISSELIELIGLCHRVLVLRAGRLQAELSAENLNEKELITYATGTC, from the coding sequence GTGAGCCTCACCATTGAATTTGTCGATATCTGCAAAGCATTTGGCCCGGTGCGCGTGTTGCATGGGGTGAGTTTTACGCTGGCACCAGGAAAAATATACGGCCTGTTAGGGGAAAACGGTGCCGGTAAATCAACCCTGATGAAAATCCTCGCCGGTTACGAGCAGGCCAGTGAAGGAGAGCTGCGTATTGACGGCACAGCCCGCCACTTTCGTTCTTCTCGTGAGGCAGAGCAAGCCGGTATCGTATTGATCCATCAGGAATTCAATCTAGCCGAACACCTCTCGATTGCCCAGAATATTTTCCTCGGTCATGAATACAAACGAGGCTGGCTACTTGATGAGCGCGCGATGGAAAAAGCGAGCGCGCACTGTCTTACCGAGGTGGGTCTCAGAATCTCACCGAATACGCTGATACGACGGCTGATCGTCGCAGAAAAGCAGTTAGTCGAGATCGCCAAAGCATTATCACGCCAGGCGCGTTTATTGATCATGGACGAACCTACCGCCACGCTGACACCCGCAGAAACAGAGCGATTATTCGCGCTGATAGGCAAGTTTAAGGAAAATGGGGTTACCGTCATCTATATCTCTCACAAACTTGATGAGGTCAAAAGCATCACCGATGAGGTTATCGTGATGCGCGATGGCCGCTTCGTTACCCGTGCCGCCACCGCCGATCTCACGCGCCAACAGATGGCAAACCTGATGGTAGGGCGTGACATGTCCGACATGTTTCCTCCGAAGGTTTCACCTGCCAGCGAGGCTCCCATTGCTCTGGCCGTTGAAGGGTTGTCAGTACCTGACTGGATCGATGAGCTCAGCTTTAACGTGCGCGCGGGTGAGATCCTCGGCTTCGCCGGTCTGGTGGGTGCCGGACGCACTGAGGCCTTTGAAGCGATCATCGGGCTGCGACCACGTAGCGCCGGTACAGTGAAGCTGGGGGGAAAAACAGTGAAGTGCGATAACCCACGCGATGTCATGCGTCAGGGCCTCACCTATTTGCCGGAAGATCGCAAAGGCAAAGGTTTACATATCAACCTCGGGCTAAGCGAAAACTTGACGCTGATGACCTTGGATCGCTACGCCAGGCCTTTACTCAATCAACACGCTGAGCAGGAGGCGCTTAAGCAGGCGGTAACGGTCTTTGGGCTAAAAGTAGGCGATCTTAGCGCCAGGGCACGCATGCTTTCTGGGGGGAATCAGCAAAAACTGGCGCTTGCCAAATACCTGCACCCGGACCCGCACATCATCGTGCTTGATGAACCTACCCGTGGCGTCGATGTAGGGGCCAAAAGGGACATCTATTTTTTGATTCAACAACTCGCAGCAGAAGGACGAGCCGTAATCGTCATCTCCAGCGAGTTGATTGAACTAATCGGTTTGTGCCATCGCGTACTGGTGTTACGTGCGGGGCGGTTGCAGGCAGAGCTTAGTGCAGAGAACCTGAACGAAAAGGAGCTGATCACCTATGCCACCGGTACCTGCTGA
- a CDS encoding ABC transporter permease: MPPVPADRFLVFRRTWAHLSGVGPLIGLILLCVAGTLLNPDFATFDNMMNVLTRTAFIGIIAVGMTFVIMSGGIDLSVGSMAALIAGCVILFINHFTDHPLAGVVLGALFALVLGALFGTLHGVLITKGQIEAFVVTLGTLGIFRACLTWLADGGALTLADTQADIYSPVYYGNLLGVPIPVWVFAIVALAGWLLLNRTAFGRYAQAIGSNEQVARYAAIRVDRIKIFAYALLGFCVGIATLLYVPRLGSATPSTGLLWELEAIAAVVVGGTTLKGGEGRIVGTVIGAILLSVISNILNLTSIISVYLNAAVQGVVIIIVAFLQRGR; this comes from the coding sequence ATGCCACCGGTACCTGCTGATCGTTTTCTGGTTTTCCGCCGCACCTGGGCGCATCTTTCGGGAGTTGGCCCGCTGATTGGCTTGATTCTGCTATGTGTCGCTGGCACCCTGCTTAACCCGGATTTTGCCACCTTCGATAACATGATGAATGTGCTGACCCGCACGGCTTTCATCGGCATCATTGCCGTGGGCATGACCTTTGTCATTATGTCCGGTGGCATCGATCTTTCGGTTGGTTCCATGGCGGCACTGATCGCTGGCTGCGTGATCCTGTTTATTAATCACTTCACCGATCACCCTCTGGCTGGCGTCGTGTTGGGGGCGCTGTTTGCTCTGGTGCTGGGCGCACTGTTTGGTACCTTACATGGCGTTTTAATTACCAAAGGACAAATCGAAGCTTTTGTCGTCACTCTGGGCACCCTGGGTATTTTTCGGGCCTGCCTCACCTGGTTGGCCGATGGGGGCGCACTCACTCTCGCTGACACGCAGGCGGATATCTACAGCCCTGTCTATTACGGCAATTTGCTCGGCGTGCCTATTCCGGTATGGGTGTTTGCCATCGTGGCGCTGGCGGGCTGGCTGTTACTCAACCGCACTGCTTTTGGCCGCTACGCTCAGGCCATCGGTTCGAACGAACAAGTCGCTCGTTATGCCGCGATCCGCGTCGATCGTATCAAAATCTTCGCTTATGCGCTGCTCGGTTTCTGTGTAGGGATCGCGACCTTACTCTATGTTCCACGACTGGGCTCCGCCACACCGAGTACCGGCTTGTTGTGGGAGCTGGAAGCGATCGCTGCCGTCGTGGTGGGCGGGACGACCCTCAAGGGAGGCGAAGGCCGCATTGTCGGTACGGTGATCGGCGCCATCCTGCTTTCCGTGATCAGTAACATTCTTAATCTCACCAGCATCATCAGCGTTTATCTCAACGCCGCCGTTCAGGGGGTGGTGATTATTATCGTCGCGTTTCTGCAACGTGGGCGCTGA
- a CDS encoding substrate-binding domain-containing protein, translating to MNNVLRIIGASVLACSLNTSWAAESVTMGVSIPTATHSFTSGIVWWANKAKQDLEKEHPDLKVIVKTAANAPEQANQLQDLLTVNKMNTLVIFPFESATLTKPVAQVKEKGVYVTVVDRGLTDTKAQDAYVAGDNTAFGKLPAEYLAKTMGGKGDLVVLRGIPTTLDNERFEAFSGVIKQHPDMKILDAKYGNWNRDDAFKVMQDYLTRYKHIDAVWAADDDMAVGVLKAINQAKRDDIKIVFGGAGAKGAIKTLIEGSDPRIQANVSYSPKFIYDAIKLTAEARLQGKELPAKTIIPSVLITKENAKEFYFPDSPF from the coding sequence ATGAATAACGTGCTTCGCATTATTGGTGCCAGTGTCCTTGCGTGTTCGCTCAACACTAGCTGGGCGGCAGAGAGTGTAACTATGGGTGTTTCTATTCCTACAGCTACCCACAGCTTCACCTCCGGTATTGTCTGGTGGGCCAACAAGGCCAAACAAGATTTAGAGAAGGAACATCCTGATCTCAAGGTCATCGTGAAAACGGCCGCCAACGCCCCCGAGCAGGCTAACCAGCTGCAGGATTTGTTGACCGTGAACAAAATGAATACCTTGGTAATTTTCCCGTTTGAATCCGCAACGCTGACCAAGCCAGTGGCTCAGGTTAAAGAAAAAGGCGTGTATGTCACGGTCGTTGACAGAGGGTTGACCGACACCAAAGCCCAGGATGCTTACGTCGCTGGTGACAACACAGCCTTTGGTAAACTGCCTGCCGAATATCTGGCGAAGACCATGGGTGGCAAAGGCGATCTGGTCGTCTTGCGCGGTATTCCGACCACACTGGATAATGAGCGTTTTGAGGCATTCTCTGGGGTGATAAAACAACATCCTGATATGAAAATTCTAGATGCCAAATATGGCAACTGGAACCGGGATGATGCCTTCAAAGTGATGCAAGACTACCTGACACGCTACAAGCATATCGATGCCGTCTGGGCTGCCGATGATGATATGGCGGTAGGCGTGCTCAAGGCCATTAACCAGGCCAAACGTGATGACATCAAAATCGTCTTTGGTGGCGCAGGTGCCAAAGGGGCGATCAAAACGTTAATTGAGGGAAGCGATCCACGCATCCAGGCTAATGTCTCTTATTCACCCAAGTTTATCTACGATGCGATCAAACTGACCGCAGAGGCACGCCTGCAGGGCAAAGAACTGCCCGCCAAAACCATTATTCCTTCGGTGTTAATCACCAAAGAGAATGCCAAAGAGTTCTACTTCCCTGATTCGCCGTTCTGA
- a CDS encoding sugar phosphate isomerase/epimerase family protein yields the protein MKTIKGPAVFLAQFIGEHPPFNTLQGLAGWAAGLGFHGVQLPTNHPHLFDLNQAAQSQTYCDEVAGQLAEHGLVITELSTHLQGQLMAVHPAYDSLFDPFAAPEVQKNPTARTEWAANQLKAAAKASQRLGLTAHATFSGALAWPYLYPWPQRPTGLIDEAFAELARRWRPVLDAFDEQGVDVCYELHPGEDLHDGVTFERFLAALDAHPRANILYDPSHFLLQQIDYLAFIDIYHQRIKAFHVKDAEFRPTGRHGVYGGYQGWQDRAGRFRSLGDGQIDFGAIFSKLTQYDFSGWAVLEWECALKHPESGAAEGAQFIRQHIIRVAEHAFDDFADSHLNPAQLSTLLGIGAKT from the coding sequence ATGAAAACCATTAAAGGACCGGCTGTCTTTCTTGCACAATTTATTGGTGAGCATCCTCCCTTCAATACATTGCAGGGATTAGCTGGCTGGGCCGCTGGTCTGGGGTTCCACGGTGTCCAACTCCCGACGAATCATCCCCATCTGTTTGATTTGAACCAGGCAGCACAGAGTCAAACCTATTGTGACGAGGTCGCCGGACAACTGGCAGAGCATGGGCTCGTCATTACGGAGCTTTCAACACACTTGCAGGGGCAGTTGATGGCAGTGCATCCGGCCTATGATTCTCTGTTTGACCCATTTGCTGCCCCCGAAGTGCAGAAGAACCCAACTGCACGTACCGAGTGGGCGGCTAATCAACTGAAGGCAGCGGCGAAGGCCTCTCAACGTCTCGGGTTAACGGCACATGCGACCTTTAGCGGCGCCCTCGCCTGGCCTTACCTTTACCCCTGGCCCCAACGACCGACAGGGCTTATCGATGAAGCCTTTGCTGAGCTGGCACGCCGTTGGCGCCCTGTCCTGGATGCCTTTGATGAGCAGGGCGTTGACGTTTGTTATGAGCTGCACCCTGGTGAAGATCTGCATGATGGGGTGACGTTCGAACGTTTTCTGGCGGCACTGGATGCGCATCCACGAGCTAATATTCTCTATGACCCCAGCCATTTCTTATTGCAACAAATTGATTATCTGGCATTTATCGACATATACCATCAACGCATTAAAGCGTTTCACGTGAAAGATGCCGAGTTCCGCCCCACCGGACGTCACGGGGTGTATGGAGGGTATCAGGGCTGGCAGGATCGTGCAGGGCGTTTCCGCTCTCTGGGTGATGGTCAGATCGACTTTGGGGCTATTTTCTCGAAGCTGACCCAGTATGACTTTTCAGGCTGGGCCGTGCTCGAGTGGGAGTGCGCCCTTAAGCACCCCGAGAGCGGCGCTGCTGAAGGGGCACAGTTTATTCGCCAGCATATTATTCGGGTGGCGGAACATGCCTTCGATGACTTTGCCGATAGCCACCTCAATCCTGCTCAGTTATCCACTCTGCTGGGGATAGGGGCGAAAACATGA